Proteins encoded in a region of the Papio anubis isolate 15944 chromosome 14, Panubis1.0, whole genome shotgun sequence genome:
- the HS1BP3 gene encoding HCLS1-binding protein 3: MHSPAVLVTSRRLQNAHTGLDLTVPQHQEVRGKMMSGHVEYQILVVTRLAAFKSAKHRPEDVVQFLVSKKYSEIEEFYQKLSSRYAAASLPPLPRKVLFVGESDIRERRAVFNEILRCVSKDAELAGSPELLEFLGTRSPGAAGLTSRDSSVLDGTDSQTGNDEEAFDFFEQQDQVAEEGPPIQGLKGEDAEESLEEEEALDPLGIMRSKKPKKHPKVAMKAKPSPRLTIFDEEVDPDQGLFGLGRKQFPQGPSEDVSSVDPLKLFDDPDLGGAVPLGDSLLLPAACESGGPTPRLGHRDASKELFRVEEDLDQILNLGAEPKPKPQPKPKPPVAAKPAIPRKPAVPRKAGLAEAVAGQQKPQEQIQAMDEMDILQYIRDHDTPPQAAPSLF; this comes from the exons ATGCATTCCCCGGCGGTGCTCGTCACCTCCAG GCGACTTCAGAATGCCCACACTGGCCTCGACCTGACTGTGCCCCAGCACCAGGAGGTGCGGGGCAAGATGATGTCTGGACACGTGGAGTACCAGATCCTGGTGGTGACCCGCCTGGCTGCGTTCAAGTCGGCCAAGCACAGGCCCGAGGATGTCGTCCAGTTCTTG GTCTCCAAAAAGTACAGCGAGATTGAGGAGTTTTACCAGAAACTGAGCAGTCGTTATGCAGCAGCCAGCCTCCCCCCGCTCCCCAGGAAGGTCCTGTTTGTTGGGGAGTCTGACATCCGGGAGAGGAGAGCCGTGTTCAATGAGATCCTGCGCTGTGTCTCCAAGGATGCCGAGTTGGCAGGCAGCCCAGAGCTGCTAGAGTTCTTAG GTACCAGATCCCCAGGGGCTGCAGGGCTCACCAGCAGAGATTCCTCTGTCCTGGATGGCACAGACAGCCAGACCGGGAATGATGAAGAGGCTTTCGACTTTTTTGAGCAGCAAGACCAAGTGGCGGAAGAGGGTCCTCCTATCCAGGGCCTGAAGGGCGAGGATGCTGAGGAAtccttggaggaggaggaggcgctGGACCCTCTGGGCATTATGCG CTCCAAGAAGCCCAAGAAACATCCCAAAGTGGCCATGAAAGCCAAGCCCTCGCCCCGGCTCACCATCTTTGATGAGGAGGTGGACCCTGACCAGGGGCTCTTTGGCCTGGGCAGGAAGCAGTTCCCGCAGGGCCCCTCGGAGGATGTGTCATCCGTGGACC CCCTGAAGCTGTTTGACGATCCTGACCTCGGCGGGGCCGTGCCCCTGGGTGACTCCCTCCTGCTGCCGGCCGCCTGTGAGAGTGGAGGGCCCACGCCCCGCCTCGGCCACAGGGACGCCTCCAAGGAACTGTTCAG AGTTGAAGAGGACTTGGACCAGATTCTGAACCTGGGGGCTGAGCCCAAACCCAAGCCCCAGCCTAAGCCCAAGCCACCAGTGGCAGCTAAGCCGGCGATACCCAGAAAACCAGCTGTTCCCCGCAAAGCGGGCCTGGCTGAAGCTGTGGCTGGGCAGCAGAAGCCGCAGGAGCAGATCCAAGCCATGGACGAGATGGACATCTTGCAGTACATCCGGGACCACGATACGCCGCCCCAGGCGGCCCCCAGCCTCTTCTGA